A stretch of the Flavobacterium aquiphilum genome encodes the following:
- a CDS encoding RNA polymerase sigma factor — MKENIESYIKKCVENDREAQLKIYQLFSPILYGLCLKYMRNEDDAKDVFQEAFVIAFQKMDQFKFEGSFEGWIKRIFINKLLETLKKKKKDVFFLDVFETEVIEEEELELAPIEQEKLLEYIQELPDQYRMVFNLFIFEKMKHKEISKLLQISEGTSKSNLNRAKSILKKKILAVSNSKTA, encoded by the coding sequence TTGAAAGAAAACATAGAATCATACATTAAAAAATGTGTCGAAAACGACCGGGAAGCACAACTGAAAATTTATCAGTTGTTTTCTCCTATTTTGTATGGTTTGTGTCTTAAATACATGCGGAATGAGGATGACGCAAAAGACGTTTTTCAGGAGGCATTTGTAATTGCTTTTCAAAAAATGGATCAGTTCAAATTTGAAGGAAGTTTTGAAGGTTGGATCAAACGGATTTTCATCAATAAATTATTGGAAACATTAAAGAAAAAGAAAAAGGATGTATTCTTTCTTGATGTTTTTGAAACCGAGGTCATAGAGGAAGAGGAACTGGAATTGGCTCCAATTGAGCAAGAAAAATTACTAGAATACATTCAGGAATTACCCGATCAATATAGAATGGTTTTCAATTTGTTTATTTTCGAAAAAATGAAGCACAAAGAGATTTCTAAGCTGCTTCAAATTTCGGAAGGAACATCAAAATCTAATTTGAACAGGGCCAAAAGTATTTTGAAAAAGAAAATTTTGGCTGTATCGAATTCCAAAACAGCATGA